The proteins below are encoded in one region of Brachyspira hampsonii:
- a CDS encoding flagellin yields MVINNNISAINAQRTLKFRQVDLKKDAAQISSGMRINQAGDDASGLAVSEKMRTQIRGLRMAERNTQDGISFIQTTEGYLEETTNILQRIRELAIQAANGIYTDEDRLYVQIEVSQLVDEIDRVASQAQFNKLNMLTGRFARSTGENTPTASMWLHIGANMDERKRVYIGTMNSQALGLKNPVGPAVTATFISVSSPAKANSVIGMVDEALLKVLKQRSDLGAYQNRLEMTAQGLMVGYENMQASESRIRDTDMAEASVKLAKDQILNQANLSMLAQANQLPQGALRLLQ; encoded by the coding sequence ATGGTTATCAACAATAATATAAGTGCTATAAACGCACAACGCACTTTAAAATTCCGCCAAGTAGATCTTAAAAAAGATGCAGCTCAAATTTCTAGCGGTATGAGAATTAATCAAGCTGGAGATGATGCTAGTGGATTAGCAGTATCAGAAAAAATGAGAACTCAGATCCGCGGTTTGCGTATGGCTGAAAGAAATACTCAAGACGGTATATCTTTCATTCAAACTACTGAAGGATACTTAGAAGAAACTACTAACATTCTTCAAAGAATTCGTGAATTAGCTATACAAGCAGCTAATGGTATCTATACTGATGAAGACAGACTTTATGTACAAATCGAAGTTTCTCAGTTAGTAGACGAAATCGACAGAGTTGCTTCACAAGCTCAATTCAACAAGCTTAACATGTTAACTGGAAGATTCGCTAGATCTACAGGTGAAAACACTCCTACAGCTTCTATGTGGTTACACATCGGTGCTAATATGGACGAAAGAAAACGCGTTTATATCGGTACTATGAACAGCCAAGCTCTTGGACTTAAAAACCCAGTAGGTCCTGCTGTTACAGCTACATTCATCAGCGTTTCTAGCCCAGCTAAAGCTAACTCTGTAATTGGTATGGTAGATGAAGCTCTTCTTAAAGTATTAAAACAAAGATCTGACTTAGGTGCTTATCAAAACAGATTAGAAATGACAGCTCAAGGCTTAATGGTTGGATACGAAAACATGCAGGCTTCTGAAAGCAGAATTCGTGATACAGATATGGCTGAAGCATCAGTTAAACTTGCTAAAGACCAAATTCTTAACCAAGCTAACTTGTCTATGCTTGCTCAAGCTAATCAGTTACCACAAGGTGCTCTTAGATTATTACAATAA
- the rpoD gene encoding RNA polymerase sigma factor RpoD: MMTEEDCDLLIKNNEKIRKLLEKGNANKYLTFKEINGAIDNMDTDVMDILFQLLAARKIVIVEDKREFESLSKNQNKIDDAAKFIHVEDKVGNNDDPIRLYLKEIGKVSLLTHDDEVDYSKKIESGESEIENIILNTHLVVGEVLNTIKNVQIGKVSIHEILEPPRIYNVSTQEKRKLERKYKNFEKEYVLLAEKYIALDKRIKKITTQKTIKALTKEQQEVKDSIVKLLSKVRLNRMEIDRIAEKLKFYLHRINQIEEYFEKLKKRYYKEISDFENYYKEIEAGNKDIYIRLVDDFNITPEAIEAVITSFHKAQVRMADIYDEVRIDKETLVEWVRKIDSSRRKIAQAKDHIVKANLRLVIAIAKKYVNRGLHFFDLVQEGNIGLIKAVDKFEYKKGYKFSTYATWWIRQAITRSISDQARTIRVPVHMIEQINKVQRVLRQYMQQHGREPSIQEIAKALSWPESRVKSVRNVAKDPVSLNAPIGDEEDTILGELIEDKEFESPQNITTFKILRKQIDSILDSLPDREQKVIRMRFGLVDGYSHTLEEVGYVFKVTRERIRQIEAKAIRRLRAQSKKKELKDFLDS, from the coding sequence ATGATGACAGAAGAAGATTGCGATCTTTTGATTAAAAATAATGAAAAGATTAGAAAATTACTTGAAAAAGGAAATGCAAATAAATATCTTACATTTAAAGAGATTAACGGTGCCATTGATAATATGGATACTGATGTAATGGATATACTTTTTCAATTATTAGCTGCAAGAAAAATTGTTATCGTTGAAGACAAAAGAGAGTTTGAAAGCCTTTCTAAAAATCAAAATAAAATTGATGATGCTGCTAAATTCATACATGTTGAGGATAAGGTTGGAAATAATGATGATCCTATAAGGCTTTATCTTAAAGAAATTGGAAAGGTTAGTCTGCTTACTCATGATGACGAGGTAGATTATTCAAAGAAGATTGAATCAGGAGAATCTGAAATTGAAAATATAATCTTAAATACTCATCTTGTAGTAGGGGAAGTATTGAATACTATTAAAAATGTACAGATAGGAAAAGTTTCTATACATGAAATATTAGAACCTCCTAGGATATATAATGTTTCTACTCAGGAAAAGAGAAAATTAGAGAGAAAGTATAAAAACTTTGAAAAAGAGTATGTATTATTAGCTGAAAAATACATTGCTTTGGATAAGAGAATAAAGAAAATTACAACTCAAAAGACTATTAAAGCTCTTACTAAGGAACAGCAGGAAGTTAAAGATAGTATAGTAAAACTTTTAAGTAAAGTAAGATTAAACAGAATGGAAATAGACAGAATAGCTGAAAAGTTAAAGTTCTATTTGCATAGAATAAATCAGATAGAAGAGTATTTTGAAAAACTTAAAAAAAGATACTATAAAGAAATATCTGACTTTGAAAATTATTATAAAGAGATAGAAGCTGGTAATAAAGATATATACATAAGACTTGTAGATGACTTTAATATTACTCCTGAAGCTATAGAGGCTGTTATAACTAGCTTTCATAAAGCACAGGTTCGTATGGCTGATATTTATGATGAAGTTCGTATTGATAAAGAAACTTTGGTTGAATGGGTTCGTAAAATAGATTCATCAAGAAGAAAGATCGCTCAGGCTAAAGATCATATTGTTAAAGCTAATTTAAGACTTGTTATAGCAATAGCAAAAAAGTATGTTAATAGAGGGCTTCATTTCTTTGATTTAGTTCAGGAAGGTAATATCGGACTTATCAAGGCTGTAGATAAATTTGAATACAAAAAAGGATATAAATTTTCTACTTATGCTACTTGGTGGATTCGTCAGGCTATTACTCGTTCTATAAGTGATCAGGCTAGGACTATAAGGGTTCCTGTTCATATGATAGAACAAATTAACAAAGTTCAAAGGGTGTTAAGGCAGTATATGCAGCAGCATGGCAGAGAGCCTTCTATTCAGGAAATAGCAAAGGCTTTAAGCTGGCCTGAAAGCAGGGTTAAAAGTGTAAGAAATGTTGCTAAAGATCCTGTTTCTCTAAACGCTCCTATAGGTGATGAAGAAGATACTATTTTGGGTGAGTTAATAGAGGATAAAGAATTTGAAAGTCCTCAAAATATTACTACTTTCAAAATCTTAAGAAAGCAAATAGACTCAATACTTGATAGCCTCCCTGACAGAGAACAAAAGGTTATAAGAATGCGTTTTGGTCTTGTTGATGGTTATTCTCATACTCTTGAAGAAGTGGGATATGTATTCAAAGTTACTAGAGAGCGTATTCGTCAGATAGAAGCTAAGGCTATAAGAAGATTAAGGGCTCAGTCAAAGAAAAAAGAATTAAAAGATTTTCTTGATTCTTAA
- a CDS encoding helix-turn-helix transcriptional regulator, with translation MCNLCSKYDTCKKLCNDVLKEINKSLGTRKVNLDRTDSRESILTNDDLDNILYTNALTDSEYSRVSNLIIAILTPKQKRIMKLFAEGRSQEELAKSLNVTQSAVSQYLSAIKREISKQFNMVINI, from the coding sequence ATGTGTAACTTATGTTCTAAATATGATACTTGTAAAAAGCTTTGTAATGATGTGTTAAAAGAGATTAATAAGAGTTTAGGTACTAGGAAAGTTAATTTAGATAGGACAGACAGTAGGGAGAGCATATTAACGAACGATGATCTGGATAATATACTTTATACGAATGCTTTAACTGATAGTGAATACAGCAGGGTTTCAAATTTAATAATAGCCATACTTACACCAAAACAAAAAAGAATAATGAAATTATTTGCAGAGGGGAGAAGTCAGGAGGAGCTGGCAAAATCACTTAATGTAACTCAGTCGGCAGTATCTCAATATTTAAGTGCTATAAAAAGAGAGATATCAAAACAGTTTAATATGGTAATAAATATATAA
- a CDS encoding ankyrin repeat domain-containing protein codes for MFTNKEKVEFFNAVEEGNIQHIKYLLNKNNYININIFGIAKILIENKNNKNAASEKDVEIDFKNKDGYTPLMIASYKGNADIVKLLLECNASVDMTNNYNYTALIYACIYGNADVVKILLEHKADMYIETTLENNYLTALMIACSGNHAEIVRILLENGYDPNYKNQKGETALIYYALMENNKASREIIKILLEYGADINAKDNRGFTALIWTSYAGKTDFVRALLENNADTEIKNNDEENTALIYACESINIDMVKALLEYNASPNVQDKWGRTPLIIACDYRSYDIAKILLEHNADINLSDHRKETPLMYSVNGHNIEIAELLLKYNPDLTLKNNYEKTALDIAYNKNLYQEKMVKLILDASSKEIKFLYAVIENKIDDVLKYISEGVDINNAVYGEYGFNALLLASRSHYKEIIKILLEHNADVNFRNYLNNTALEYISNNDNDFDIAEEFIKRGADVNAMDNDGITPLMCAASYNAKKILNLLIASNADINIQTKLGSSALILAAVYNHINIVKILIENKADVFARDAYGRRALYYASKNENYDMFNIFKSYHDKEYKRNSKFLNSVSYGETEKVSKYISKGIDVNFQDDYGYTALTLVENIEIAKMLLDNNADINKIGKDGYTPLMVAIKKEHVELTEFFIKNNADINITDHFKNTALVIAAQKKNAYIFELLLKNGADLSINNEYIKSLIIFDDEIKSILEKYSK; via the coding sequence ATGTTTACAAATAAAGAAAAAGTTGAATTTTTCAATGCTGTAGAAGAAGGCAATATTCAGCATATAAAATATTTATTAAACAAAAATAATTATATAAATATAAATATTTTTGGAATAGCAAAAATACTAATTGAAAATAAAAATAATAAAAATGCTGCTTCAGAAAAAGATGTTGAAATTGACTTTAAGAATAAAGACGGATATACTCCTTTAATGATTGCTTCTTACAAAGGAAATGCTGATATAGTAAAACTTTTATTGGAGTGTAATGCTTCTGTAGATATGACTAACAATTATAATTATACTGCTTTGATATATGCATGTATTTATGGTAATGCAGATGTAGTTAAAATTCTTCTTGAACACAAAGCTGATATGTATATAGAGACTACATTAGAAAATAATTATTTAACTGCATTGATGATAGCTTGCAGCGGAAATCATGCTGAAATAGTGAGAATATTACTTGAAAACGGCTATGATCCTAATTATAAAAATCAAAAAGGAGAAACGGCATTAATATATTATGCCTTAATGGAAAATAATAAAGCTAGTAGAGAAATAATAAAAATATTATTAGAGTATGGAGCAGATATAAACGCAAAGGATAATAGAGGTTTTACAGCATTAATATGGACTTCTTATGCTGGAAAAACTGATTTTGTAAGAGCTTTATTAGAGAATAATGCTGATACAGAAATAAAAAATAATGATGAAGAAAATACCGCCTTAATATATGCATGTGAAAGTATAAATATTGATATGGTTAAAGCTTTACTTGAATATAATGCAAGTCCGAATGTACAAGATAAATGGGGCAGAACTCCTTTGATAATTGCATGTGATTATCGTTCTTATGATATAGCAAAAATATTGTTAGAGCATAATGCTGATATTAATTTATCAGATCATAGAAAAGAAACTCCTCTGATGTATAGCGTAAATGGACATAATATAGAGATTGCTGAGCTTCTTTTGAAATATAATCCTGATTTGACATTAAAAAATAACTATGAAAAAACTGCATTAGATATAGCATATAATAAAAATCTTTATCAAGAGAAAATGGTAAAATTAATACTAGATGCTTCATCTAAAGAAATAAAATTTTTATATGCAGTTATTGAAAATAAAATAGATGATGTTTTGAAATATATTTCTGAAGGAGTTGATATTAATAATGCTGTATACGGGGAATACGGATTTAATGCATTACTTTTAGCTTCACGCAGTCATTATAAAGAAATAATAAAAATATTACTAGAACATAATGCTGATGTTAATTTTAGAAATTATTTAAATAATACAGCTTTAGAATATATTTCTAATAATGACAATGATTTTGATATAGCAGAAGAGTTTATAAAAAGAGGAGCAGATGTAAATGCTATGGATAATGACGGCATTACTCCTTTAATGTGTGCTGCTTCTTATAATGCTAAAAAAATATTAAACTTATTAATAGCAAGTAATGCTGATATTAATATTCAAACTAAATTAGGTTCTAGTGCTTTAATTCTTGCTGCTGTGTATAATCATATTAATATAGTAAAAATTTTAATAGAAAATAAAGCTGATGTATTTGCGAGAGATGCTTATGGAAGAAGAGCATTATATTATGCGAGTAAAAATGAAAATTATGATATGTTTAACATTTTTAAAAGTTATCATGATAAAGAATATAAGAGAAACTCCAAATTTCTTAATAGTGTTTCATATGGAGAAACTGAAAAAGTATCAAAATATATATCAAAAGGAATAGATGTTAACTTTCAAGATGATTATGGATATACAGCTTTAACTCTTGTTGAAAATATAGAAATTGCAAAAATGCTATTAGATAATAATGCAGATATTAATAAAATAGGAAAAGATGGATATACTCCTCTAATGGTTGCTATTAAGAAGGAACATGTAGAACTTACAGAGTTTTTTATAAAAAATAATGCTGATATTAACATAACAGACCATTTTAAAAATACGGCATTAGTTATAGCAGCTCAAAAGAAAAATGCTTACATATTTGAACTTTTACTAAAAAATGGGGCTGATTTATCTATTAATAATGAATATATAAAGTCGTTAATAATCTTCGATGATGAAATAAAAAGCATATTAGAAAAATACAGCAAGTGA